The sequence CAAAAACTTTTACCTTTTGAGCTTTTGCTTTTTCCAACAGTACATTAAAATCTGAATTATCAGAAATGTCATTCACTGTTTTACCACAAATGATTACATAAAACTCTCCATATTTTTTCCCGTCTTCTTTTGCCAGTTGATTGACAGTTAGCAATACAGGTTTGAGTTGTTGTATGTTTTTTGAAAGCACTAAATAATTATTCTTTTTAGGGGTAATATTTTGTGCTTGTAATAGCGATGTTCCAAATAGTAAGAGGAATATTGTTGTTATAAATAGGATTGAATTTTTCATTGTTTTTGAATTTTTAAGTTTGAATTAATACTAAAAAAAAGAAGTCCACCAAGTATGGCTACATTCTTAAAAAGTGGACCTAGAGATGTCATTTATCCAACTTGTACAGTTAGCGTAATAGGAATTAAAATAGCTATTAATATTATTGAGGCCATTTTCGTTTTAAAGCCAAGAAGTAATGAAATGCTTGTAATTAGCATTACAATTCCTCATAGAATCACAGCTGTTTCTAGTGTTCCTAGAATATTTCCAATAAAAACCATTGAGGAATTTTCTATTCTGCTCACAGTTTTTTCGGTATTAAAAAAATGATTGGTGCTTGCTATTATAAAAATTAGGCTAAGCATAATGCAAAGTATAACTACAGATTTGTAGCTAACTTCAAGTGTTTTTTCTTGAAATTTCATTTTAGATATTTGTAATTGATTGATATAGCAGAAATAATAAATGCTTTACGTTTTCTTATTTAGAAAATCAATTACGAATAGACCTTGAGGTTCTGATATAAAATATAGAAAGGAACATCAAAAACCAACAGGTTTCTTGATGTATTAAGATTAAAAGAATTCCTAAGTAAATAGGAAGTGAAATCAAAATGAGAGGCTTCCGATATTAGAAAGTCAGATTGCTGAAAAGTTGGTTTTGTGATAGTCTGAATAGTTTCAGAAAACTCAAAAGTCTGGCAATTTGATTGTGAAATTGTAGATTGACTCTTGTTTAAGACGTTGGTTTGAGGAATTCCTAATTCAGCTTGAATAAAATTCCTAACCTTACAAGGTGAAAGCAATAGTAGCAACACAAGTCCAAAAATAGACAAGGTTGAATTCATTTTATTTATTTTACAACTTTCTTTCACTTTGCAAATATAGATACAATTTTTTCGGTATTATGTTATTTTTTTCTTAACGAAAGCCGACTGTTGAGGTAAAGTCGTACGAATGCAACGATGTTGGGCGTTCGCTTTTATTTATTCAGTAGAATATTCAAATGATTTGTCCATTTTTTCGTAAGGAATAAATTCATTTAATATTCTTTTAAGCTCTATGCCTGTCAAAAGTCCTCTGTGTTTCTCCTTTGTCCTTGGTAACTCTATTTCATAATCAATTATTTGTCTT is a genomic window of Flavobacterium jumunjinense containing:
- a CDS encoding DsrE family protein, which gives rise to MKNSILFITTIFLLLFGTSLLQAQNITPKKNNYLVLSKNIQQLKPVLLTVNQLAKEDGKKYGEFYVIICGKTVNDISDNSDFNVLLEKAKAQKVKVFVCGISLSKFNINPETLPSNLEITPNGILYSFQLTKKGFITLTI